From Erigeron canadensis isolate Cc75 chromosome 8, C_canadensis_v1, whole genome shotgun sequence, one genomic window encodes:
- the LOC122578560 gene encoding uncharacterized protein LOC122578560: MDLLSSPDELQFLSTKDILKESISIPKQSPQTFYYITLSLIFPLSFAILAHSLFTHPLITQIQDPYSNSHTSQWTKLLIFQFSYLLFLFIFSLLSTAAVVFTVASLYTSKPVSFAATMSAIPSVFKRLFITFLWVGLTMVVYNIVFLGFVVLLLVAIDTQNIILFFVSLFLVFVMFVGVHVYITAVWHLASVISVLENVYGFEAMKKGFQILKGKTKMGFVLVLVYFVICGAINGLFGAIVVHGGDYYYGVFSRIIVGGFLVGVLVIVNLVGLLVQSVFYYVCKSYHHQGIDKNALYDHLGGYLGEYVPLKSSIQLESLE; this comes from the coding sequence atggatcTATTATCTTCACCAGATGAGCTACAATTTCTATCAACAAAAGACATCCTTAAAGAATCAATCTCAATCCCAAAACAATCCCCACAAACATTTTACTATATTACTTTATCCTTAATCTTCCCATTATCCTTTGCAATTTTAGCTCATTCCCTTTTTACCCACCCATTAATTACCCAAATCCAAGACCCATATTCCAATTCCCACACTTCTCAATGGACAAAACTGTTAATTTTCCAATTTTCTTACCTTCTTTTTCTCTTCATTTTCTCACTTTTATCCACCGCCGCCGTCGTCTTCACCGTCGCTTCTTTATACACTTCGAAACCCGTTTCTTTCGCCGCCACAATGTCGGCCATTCCCTCGGTTTTCAAAAGGTTGTTTATTACTTTCTTATGGGTTGGTTTGACTATGGTTGtttataatattgtttttttaggttttgttgTGTTGTTGCTTGTTGCTATTGATACCCAGAACATAATCTTGTTTTTTGTTTccttgtttttggtttttgttatgTTTGTCGGTGTTCATGTTTATATAACTGCTGTGTGGCATTTAGCAAGTGTGATATCTGTTTTAGAGAATGTATACGGTTTCGAAGCGATGAAAAAAGGTTTCCAGATTTTGAAAGGGAAAACCAAGATGGGTTTTGTGCTTGTTTTGGTTTATTTTGTGATTTGTGGGGCGATTAACGGGTTGTTTGGCGCGATTGTTGTTCACGGTGGGGACTACTATTACGGTGTTTTTTCGCGGATTATTGTTGGCGGGTTTTTAGTTGGGGTGCTTGTGATTGTTAATTTGGTTGGTTTGTTGGTTCAAAGCGTGttttattacgtttgtaaaagcTATCATCATCAGGGTATCGATAAGAATGCCTTGTATGATCATTTGGGTGGTTATCTTGGCGAGTACGTGCCTCTTAAAAGCAGCATTCAGTTGGAAAGCTTGGAATGA
- the LOC122580558 gene encoding peroxisomal 2,4-dienoyl-CoA reductase [(3E)-enoyl-CoA-producing]-like → MESPFKGAILKGKVGLLTGGGSGIGYEIAAELGKHGASIVIMGRRKHVLDSAVSALRSLGIDAIGVEGDVRKKEDTVRVVDATIKQFGKLDILVNAAAGNFLVPAEDLSPNGFRTVMDIDAVGTFTMCHVAFPYLKKGGIIINISATLHLTATWYQIHASAAKAAVDSLTRSLALEWGTDYGIRVNGIAPGPIDDTTGASKLITEEVNLKKQQDSALYRMGEKWDIAMAALYLASDAGKYVNGVTLVVDGGIWLSSPRHMSKDEVKQLSKTVEKRSRDAPVGVPKSNL, encoded by the exons ATGGAGTCACCTTTCAAGGGTGCCATTTTGAAAGGAAAAGTAGGATTGTTGACTGGTGGTGGATCAGGAATCGGGTATGAAATCGCCGCTGAGTTGGGTAAACATGGAGCTTCCATCGTGATCATGGGCCGTCGCAAACATGTCCTTGACTCAGCCGTTTCTGCATTACGTTCCCTTGGCATTGAT GCTATCGGAGTTGAAGGAGATGTTCGGAAAAAAGAGGATACTGTTCGAGTTGTAGATGCGACGATTAAGCAATTTGGCAAGCTTGACATCCTTGTAAATGCCGCCGCTGGAAACTTTCTTGTGCCTGCTGAAGATTTATCCCCTAATGGTTTCCGAACAG TAATGGACATAGATGCAGTTGGGACATTCACAATGTGTCATGTAGCATTTCCATATCTAAAGAAAGGAGGAATAATCATAAACATAAGTGCAACTTTGCATTTAACAGCAACTTGGTATCAAATTCATGCCTCTGCTGCAAAG GCAGCTGTAGATAGCCTTACAAGAAGCCTAGCATTAGAATGGGGAACGGATTATGGTATTAGAGTCAATGGGATTGCACCAGGTCCGATTGATGACACTACAGGTGCTTCAAAGCTCATAACAGAGGAAGTCAATCTCAAGAAACAACAAGATTCTGCTTTGTATAGGATGGGTGAGAAATGGGATATTGCAATGGCCGCTCTATATCTCGCGTCTGATGCAG GTAAATATGTGAATGGGGTAACGTTGGTTGTTGATGGAGGAATATGGTTGAGCAGCCCTAGACATATGTCAAAAGACGAAGTAAAACAACTTTCAAAGACGGTAGAGAAAAGGTCTAGAGATGCCCCAGTTGGTGTTCCAAAAAGCAACCTTTGA